A stretch of DNA from Coccidioides posadasii str. Silveira chromosome 1, complete sequence:
AAACGCACTATTGTAGAAAATTACGACCTTGTTACTCTTGCAGTGGATGAGATTGTGGACGACGGTATTATTTTGGAGACGGATCCGGTTGTGGTAGCCTCGCGTGTTAGCAAAGCTCCAGCACCAGATGCGCCGAATATGAAGAGCATCGATCTCTCGGAACAGGGCTTACTGAATGCTTGGGAGTTTGGGAAGAGGCGCCTTGCGGAACAATTACGGCAGGGACTGTAATTGTTTCTATTATCGAGATATTCGGGTTATTGCCTCAAGCGGTTTGCTATTTGTCATGGGCATGGCGTAAACGGCTTTTCTATGGGATtgatcaaagaagatcgAATGCATTCATGATGctgacctttttttttttctttttttttttttttggtatGGATCTCTGTTGTTGATATAGACCGCTTTGTTGTCGGGGGGCTGTCAAATCGGGATTAATAATACCCCTGGACTTTTGCCTTCGTCTGACTCTGTTCTCCATAATAAGTTGATATCTcatgctccgtactccgtacaccaAGTGCTATTAGTAAAATCTACATAAAGCGACTGCAACGCACCGGGTAGGTATTTCAGGATTCGCGCTTACCCCCGCCTACGTCACCGTTTTGACCAAAAGTGCGATTATAAATTGACAATCATTCGAAAGTTCAACTGGCGCCTAACACATCCGCGAGAGCCTGCTTCGTACTCGGCCACCTCCACACACAAAATGAAGCAGAGATTCTCCTCTCTAGATGTTAAGGTAGAGTAGTGCCTGACAGTTTTTTACCCTTCTCTTTTGCCTGGCTTGTATTGCTAAAGGCGCGCAGGTCATATGCCGCGAACTCTCCGCCGCTGTCGTCGGGCTGAGAGTATCGAACATTTATGACCTCTCTTCGGTATATCTCCCTAAGATTTCTCCCTCAATGCTAGATATTAAACGGCTAATGAGCCTACTTGTAGCGCACTTACCTCTTCAAAATTGCGAAGCCCGACGTTCGTAAACAGTTTATCGTTGACTCCGGCTTCCGCTGCCACATCACAGAGTACTCCCGCGTAACTGCACCTGCACCATCACACTTCGTTAGTCGTCTAAGAGGATTCCTGAAATCCCGTCGAATCACTGCCGTCTCTCAGATTGGCACAGATAGAATCGTTCATATTGAATTTAGCGATGGGTACTACCACTTATTCCTGGAGTTCTTCGCATCCGGAAATATTATTTTGACAGATAACGAGTATAAGATTGTTGCACTACTGAGGATCGTGCCCGAGGGCGAAGACCAGGATGAAGTCAGGCTTGGGTTGAAGTACAGACTGGATAACAAACAGAACTACGAGGGAGTGCCCCCACCGTCCGTGGACCGACTGAAAACTGCACtgcaaaaaggaaaggagcGGGATGCTTCTATATCAGAACCCGCCAATAAGAGGGCCAAAAAAAAGCAGGAAGAAGCTTTAAGGAGGGCGCTATCCCTTGGTTTTCCTGAATACCCGCCGGTGCTCCTTGAGCATGCCCTGCATGTTACTGGTTTCGATTCCAGCCTACGACCTGATCAGATTCTGGAGACAGGTGATAGGGTGAATGACTTAATGCGTGTTCTTCGGGAGGTTGAGAGCGTTTCAAACGAGTTATCTACGACGGAACAAACTAGAGGGTACATCGTCGCGAGAAATGAAAATAAACCATCAGAAAACCCAAGTTTCAGCGGAGAAGCAAAGCCGGACAAATCAAACTACATCGATTACCATCCATTTGCACCTAGGCAGTTTGCGGATGGTAATGACATTAGTATATTGACGTTTGACAGCTTTAACAAAGCTGTGGATGAGTACTATTCGTCCGTAGAAACCCAGAAACTCGAGTCCAGGCTTACGGAGCGAGAAGAGACGATGAAGCGCAAGCTCGAAGCCACAAAAAGAGACCATGAGAAAAGGGTTGGAGCTCTACAACAAGTCCAAGAGATACATACTCGAAAAGCCGAAGCTATTGCGACGAATTTGCGGAAAGTGGAGGAGGTTATGAATGCTGTTAATGGCCTGATTGCCCAGGGAATGGACTGGGTTGAAATTGCCCGTCTAATTGAAATGGAGCAGAGCCGGCAAAATCCAGTTGCTAAATTGATAAAACTCCCGTTGAAGCTGTACGAAAATACAGTTACAGTATTGTTGCCTGAGGGACAGTTAgacgaggaagatgatgactCTGAGGAATCTgacgaggaagatgaagagaatgatggCGAAGCAAAGACAAAGCCGCAAAGACCCGAGGTTCTCAGTGTCGACATAGACTTGGGTCTAACACCATGGGCCAATGCAAGCCAATACTACGACCAGAAGAAGACGGCTGCCGTAAAAGAGGAGAAGACCATCAAAGCTTCCAAGCAAGCTCTCAAAAGTGCTGAGAAAAAGCTAACTACGGATCTTAAGCGGGGGTTGAAGCAGGAGAAACCGGTACTAAGGCCTGCAAGGATACCATTCTGGTTTGAAAAATTCTACTTTTTCATATCTTCAGATGGCTATCTTGTCCTTGGGTGAGTTTTCCATTGTTTTGAACTTCAGCATCGATTCTGTCATGTTAATAACCCGCTCTAGTGGTTCGGATGACCGGCAAAATGAAATCTTGTACCACCGCCACTTGCGTAAAGGCGATGTATACGTTCATGCGGATATGGAAGGTGCAATACCGCTGATTGTGAAAAATAAACCCGGAGCTTCTGATGCCCCCATACCTCCGGGGACGCTTGCACAGGCTGGCACGTTTACCGTAGCCACATCTCGCGCCTGGGAGTCGAAAGCATTAATGGGAGCCTGGTGGGTAAACGCTGATCAAGTGTCGAAAACCACTCCGTCTGGAGAATATTTAGCAACCGGCGGCGTGGTTATTCGCGGGGGGAAGAATCATTTAGCTCCCGGCCAGCTTATCCTTGGATTTGCAGTGATGTTCCAGATTAGTCCGGAAAGCGTAAGGAATCATACGCGACACCGTCTGGAGGAGCCTGTTTCGAGCGAAATGACCGTTAAAAATGATCATCGGAATGGTACCCATGAACCATCGGAAATGGAGaaattggaagaaagccCGAATACTGCGGTTGACAACTGCTCAATCGGCAAAGTGGGAATGGAGCAGAAACCAAGAGAAAATACTTGGGATCTCCCTGTTGAACAAAGTGCACAGACGGGAATTGCGCCACAGGTGAAGGAGCCGCAGGGGGAAGCCGGTTTGTCTAGAGAGGACAAAGATACTCTATCGGATCCTGACCTGCAACAGCAACTAGCTGCTTTTGGCGCTACAACGAAGCATGTGTCTGCACAAGAGAGAAGATTAATGAAAAGGGGTGCAGGGCTACATGCCTCTGCCCTTCCTGAGCTAGGATTagacgaagaagacgaagatgaagaggaaaaTCAGTCAACACCGTCAACATTCAAGCCATCCGGAACGCCGACTCTGTCTATTCAATCAACCTCTACATCAAAGAGCCAGCTGCCAGTTCGCGGCAAACGCGGTAAGGCCAAGAAGCTTGCATCGAAATACAAGGAtcaagacgaagaagaccGGGAATTAGCTCTTCGGTTACTTGGTTCTACGCCGAAAACGACCACGCCGAAAAAGACGAAAGAAGATAGAGAAGCGGAGATACAAGCGCAAAAGGAACGACGTAGGGCACAGCATGATAAGGCGGCACAGGCTGAGCGACGACGCCAGGAAAGCTTCCAGAAACGACCAGAAGGACAGAATCAGGCCTTAGATATGGCCGATGCTGAGCAGGTAGTGGAGGACTTATCAAGCTTGCCGGCGCTAGTCGGCACTCCAGCTTTAGGGGATGAGATTATCAGTGCTATACCCGTTTGTGCGCCATGGTCGGCGCTTGGACAATACAAATACCGAGCCAAGTTGCAACCTGGGCCTACTGGGAAGGGCAAAATAGTGAAAGAAATACTAGGAAAATGGATTGTGGACGCTTCTGCTGTTGTTAAGGCGAAGAGACTGCCCACTTCGACCTCAGGAGGGAGTAACTCAGGAGATCAGGAGAAGGAAAGCCCCGACGAGCCCAAACCTAAGGAGAATGATCAACCGAACCTGACAACAGTGGAATTAGAACTGCTGAAAGGATGGAGAGAAGCGGAGATTATAAACTCACTGCCCATTGGCAAAGTAAGGATTGTGTCCGTTGCCGGAGCAGGAGGCAGTGTTTCAAATATCGATGATGGAAAagggaaggggaaaaaggCCGGTGGAGGTTCCggaaaaggaggaaaaggTGGTGGGAAGGGAGGGAAGAAGCGATGAATGTGGTACTATGTATTAAAAACAAGGCGCATCCGTCAAGACTGATTCAGAATCTCAGTTTATAAAAATTATATACTGTCATTTTATCTATCCCAGCATGCACATCGTAAAAGTCGTTTACTATTTCGCTCCGCCTTTAGAGCGTGTGAATTCAAAAAGATCTATGTTTCGCATGGATATTAGCTTTTAATCTCCTCTTCAGCGGCCTTCCGTAATCTATTCATGATTGCTGCTGCTAGATCTCCATCCGTGTCCGCAATGCCCTCGACATAGATTGTAGAAACGTCATTCTCGTCCAGACTGCGCAGAGCCGAGAAGAGTCCTCTTGCGATACAGTGGAGATCATGTCCGAGAAAGACATCTAGCATATCAATTGTGCATGGAGGAGAGCCCGAATCCGGGCTGGAAGGAACGACAGATAACCGGTGAAGTGGAAAAACGGAGGGCGAAGGGATATCATCATGTAGGTCAGATGAGGAAGCCGCATCACAATGTCCATTGACGGGGGCCGTTAGATCCTGTTGGATGCGCATTGTTAGGCCTTTCTGCCATGTTTTGGTCCGTATAACGCCTATTTTTAGAGGGCTTGAGGGTGATTGCTCATTGAGTATTCGCCTCACAACCGATGGCATTTCCTGACCAGTTTCAAACAACACGACCTTGGCCCTCGGGGAATAATGTCTATATTTCATTCCTGGAGCCCTGGGAGTCATTTTACCCGGCAAAGCACCGTCTTTATACCCAACGCGCACATCTTCCCAGCCTCGGCATGCGCGTATTTCTTCGATTCCAACCCCACCGGGCCGCAGGATTGCGGGTGGGTGATTCAACCCATCGACGACGGTGCTTTCCACGCCCACTCCACAAGATCCCCCATCCAAAATGATATCAATGCGTCCGTGAAGGTCTGCATATACATGCTGGGCAGTGGTTGGGGATGGTTTCGTGGAGGCATTCGCAGACGGGGCAGCTAGTGGACGGTCGGCAAGTTTAATAAGTAGACGGGCCAGAGAAGAGGAGGGCATCCGGACACCAAAAGTGGAGAGATTGGAAGTAACCTCCGGAGCGAGCGGAGAATGCTTCGGATTCGGGATTAATATTGTCAAAGGACCGGGCCAAAATCGCTCTATTAGTGGTTCATATATAGGTGGGATAAGGGAGGAAGTTTGGAGACTATTTTGATTTGACGTAGGGCATCCTGGTGGTCGGAGCAGACGCTCGAGCTGTTCCCTAGAGCTGACATGGACGATTAAGGGGTTGTCTGACGGCCGTTGCTTTGCTCTGTAGATTCCCTGGACGGCCGCGCTTCTCGTCGCATCCGCTCCTAGGCCATAGACTGTCTCTGTCGGGAACGCGACTGGTGTGTCACTTGTACGCAGGGCCTCTGCGGCCTCTAGAAGAGCCTGCGCTTCGGGACTGCCTTGGTCCTTTTCCGCCTCCCATCGCCTTTCGATATCCCCCATGCTTTGACCCGGCACGTTAAGGCTCCGAACCGGTAATATTCTTGTATCTTTTGCGCATGCCCCTTTGACCGCCTGTCGCTGGATAGTGGCTTGAGTGGCCATTGCTGCAACCTGCTTAACGCGGGGCGCTATTCCGTTCCTCACAAGAGACGGAAGCAGGATGATTCTGAGAGGAGCCGTGGTAGCAGTTAGTGACAAATACCAAAACAAGCACGTAGACCGCCTGGTTAGAGTACAGCCAGAGCAACTGGACAGACTCGCGTGTCGGGGGCGGATTGCGCTGGCTGCGTTGGGTTGGCGATGTCGCCGATGCCGCCTGATCGGGCAGTCGAAATCTTCCGGCACATCGGCTGATTATGTAACCCTTTGGCGTGAAAATGGCGGATGAACTCTTGTGCTTGTTGTTCACCTAGTTAAGCTACTTGATGGGGTTGCAGCCACTCAGAGGGGCCCTTTTTCGACGCTGTTTTAAGCTCTCATTTTACCACGTGACCTGTAACCTCTTGCCGCTTTACATCAAAAAACACCATCCGACATCCATCCTCTTCGACCTCAATGCTTTTCGCAAATTTTGTCCAGCTAACATGGCTGCCATGATGGGGGAGCCAACAAGCTACCCATCCTTGTCTCAGGATGGAAATTATCCTGGGACTCTCTTTCCATCTGCTCTTCACGATGCATAAATTAAATGACTTCCGCTCATTTCAAGCAATTCCTTCTCTGAAATTCTCTCACTCACTGCTCTATTCTGTCTCTGCAGATTCTATCTATATTGTTTCTCTCTCTGTTCTTGCTACTTTCTCTATCTCTTGATACAGATAACAACATGGTGGCCCAGTGGACTCAGATTTGGAATTCCTCCAACCCAGCAAGGAGAATCAACACAACCGAAAAAAGGCAGGTGATGGGCTCACCCCAGATGATTACTGCGCAAGAGATACTGCTTGAGTGACTCAGTTCCAGATCACAGGCAAGAAGTATGCCAACACCACAACTATTTCTATCAATTGTGTCCACTGCTTCTGGGACCAGTCAGTCATCTTATCAAAGGACCTGTGTTGTACTCCTGCTAACATGGGTCATGAAGCCATTGCATATTTATGGGTGTTGACATTAATGTCCATCTTGCAGCATGTGTGGCTGATAACTTCCAAGTTTATGCTGATTGGCAACTGAAGAACTTCAAGATCCAGAAACAAAGCACCATCTGGGTTGAATGAAAATTCCCCCAGCTCCTATTCAAGAGGGAAACTGGTTGAAAGGTGGATGAATTAGTCAGTGAACATATCAGTGAGGTGAGACCCAAGACAAAATGGCCTGTTGTCAGAACCGCCTTCTGATTCTGAAAAGAAGGAATACTATGTTGCGGGAGACAAAGTTTACTTTGCCTGTCGAGGTGGTATGTGCCTTCAGCACCTTTTTTCCGCTTCGATCCAGACTAATGTTGTTGTAGAAAGTGAATGGCGAACAGGAAGCATCAGCAACAAGATGTCCAGTACCATAATAGCGGTTGTATGTCAAGCGGAAGTCCCCTGACTCTTCTGCATGGAAACTGAACAACTCTAGGTTATTGACGATGAGACCGGGGATGAGGAGAATATTCGTACAGAATACCTCCGTCTGAGGAAACCATAAGAATGGAAAGTTCTAGTCTCTTGGTTTCATTGGTCAAAAATGCTCTATTATACCTTTTCCTGGAGGTCCGTGATACATCGATCGACCCATTTCCACAAAGTTTTGTCGGCTATGAATGCGGCACTTGCAGCCCTGAGCCCTGAAAAACTTGGCTTACTGTATCGTGAAGACCATTGCGAGATCAGAGTCAACTTCTTTGCCACTGTCAAATCAAATTGAGACCTCTGATCAAAATGATTCCTTTCTGCCACTTCAAATGGATGATCATCTTCCTTCAAAAGTGCATGTAGCTCCATATACTTATCCCAGGACTGCCTTGTTTTGAACTCCATCAGAAGATGGCCCCTATTAGGATTGACGATCGCCCAGAGGTCGTTTAAGAGGGGATAATCCACAGTCGCATCAAAGTTGAGGACACGCGAAAGCAACCACATGGACCGGCTCTGTTGTAGGATGCGGCACAGGAGAGCCCTTTCTTTCAGATCAACTTGCTGTGACATGACATAAGCTGTCTCTTGAAAGCCCTGCCTGAATTCCTCCCGAAGCTGTTCCGACAACTCATGTCGTGATTGAGGAAGACCAGGTTCTGTGACTGCCACTGATAGAGGCAGAGAAGAACAGAAAGCCCAGTCGATGAGGCAAGTAATATTGTATTCCTCGTCAATAAAGATATTGTTGACGCTAATGTCGGGATGATGGAGTGAGTAACGACACGAATCCTCCTCAAAATATGTGTCCTTGACCCACTTTAACCGCATCTCGGCAAGTAGGTCGCCTACGATCGTATAATCCGCCCGGTTATCGGAGCCATCAATTTTGGAACCTAGGGCGACGAAATCATGCCACCGATCGCGGGAACGCTGGAATTGGGAGTTGTCCTCATACTCCTCAGGTAGCGGTAAAGGTGCAAAGAAGCAGCGTGGGCTGAGAGGAAGGATGCTAGCATGCTCTTGGAATGCTGAAATCAACGCTTTGTAGAAGTCGGTAGCGGAGGCGAAAGGGCCGCGCGGTAGATCAAGAGTGTGCCTCTCGTGCACCAGGAGCCCTCGTGTAAGACAAGTCTTGATGACCGGATCGTGTGCGCCTTCGAAAAGTGATCCGATCTGATCAAACTTAAGTTGGCATAACTGCCACGTAATGGATCCAAGCTGGCGAAGAATCTTTGCCTTGCCTTCCGGAGACATGTGTGTCCAGTGTAGTCGTAGAGGATATCCAGGCGCTTTGCTCATTAAAATATAGGGGATTCCTATCTCATTCTCCTTGGAACAGCTTTTGCCGTTAGTTCGATAAGCACAGGGCTATGACATTCTATTTACCTGTACGCAAATATCTCAGGAACAGGAATCGAACTGTGAGCTCTGATATATTTGATCGTGACAGCTTCGCTTTCCAGCAGCATAGAGTTTGTTTGAGGGCACAAGATAGCACCATTCTCATTTAGTGGTGATCTCAATAGCCACTCCACTCCATCAACGAAGAAGACAGAGACCGCCCAGTTCAGACTGCCATTAAATGGAGCTTGGGATGTATCACAGAAACAACTAATTCCACCGCGAAGGCGACTGGCTAGGCAACAGAGAGCATCAATATCGAATTTGGCGTAGCGGAATATTTTCAGACGTTGGATAGTTGATGGCATCTTGCTGAATCTGCAGCATCACAGCATGAAGCCTGAAAGAGTTGCTGAGGAATGTAATGGTCTATGAGTTCTAGTTGTCATTTTCAACAAAACAGCATGCCAGTTGGCTTGATTTGATTTGATTACATCATACACCGACCCAGCCACCCCGAGTCAACAGGCGGAAAGTACAAGTAATCCAAATCCAACCATCATGAAAAGAAATGGCTTTGGAACGGAACGGTCGGTACCTAAGATAATCAAGTGAGGAACCATGGATGTAACGCAAAGTCTGCATGGGCGAGTTGCACCTCTCCTTATCCTCATTCTCAAAGTGTCTTTCTTCCGCTCCTCCTCTGGAGACTAATTCCTTCATGGCGCGCAGCATACCTTCTAGCCAGCCTTGACCCCAGCCTCCCAGTCGGCAGCGCCCTGCATGTGGGAAATCCAGCTCTTGCACCGGCCTGGGCGTTCAGCTTATGGCATGTGAGTCAAACACTCGCTTGTGACAATTGTGGTACCAAATCACCAGCAAACTGTGACCCTGATCCTGTCCTGTGACCAGCGGTTCAGCCAGAGAAGCCAACAAATGCCACATGTCCCCCTTACGGGACAGGCCAATTTCGCATCAGAGTGTCACAGAGACCGGTTTGTCGCAATGCAGGACAGAGAAAACTGCCCCAAACAGCAAATGAGAGGAAGACCAAATCCCCGCCTTGAGGCCGCGCGTTCTCACTAACGGCCTAGATCTGCCGTTCAAAGCCGGGTTTCACCTCAGCTGGCTGGAGAGGGGGCACAGTACGCCTTGCGAGGCTCACTTCCCCCAGCCAACACATGGCTTGAATCCCACCCTCAGTAATTCTCATCATGATCCAAACATGATGCATAATGGTGTCTCAGGCACAGAAAGGCAAAGTGCTTGCGAGGCACTATTGCCAGTGGCAGGCCATCCCAGTCATAAGACCATCCAGTGCAATTGCCAGCATGTTTTGTAGCTAACAGTGACCCACCAATTCCTGCAGAAGGACCAGGGATGGCAGGTTGCAATGCAGTAGAGATCAATAATGGGCAACACCTATGAATAGAACCAGAGCtccaagacaacaaattcaCCCATGGAGCTTGTTGACATTGAACACCAAAAAGTGATGGAAAAAGGAAACTAATCAAGAACAGAAATCATTGCCAGCTGTGACCAGCAAAGCATCCCATTTTGGACCCCAGACTGTCAAAAAAGATTCTCAGAGAGACAGAAAAGTGGAAAAGAAGACCAGGGCTGGAATTTGCCCAGCTGTAGCTGCACCATTGCATATGAAACTGAGGGTGGGGGCCAAGGAGAGAGGACACAGAGACAGGCAAGAGGAAGCAGCAAGAAAAGAGAGGAAAATAGGGATGATGAAGGAAAGGTGGTCAAGTGGTGGGAGGAGGGCAGTTTATATAGTTGCGAAAGCAGCGATATGCGCCTTGCCCGATTTGGGCGACGCTAAACTATATTAGGCAACCCCCATGATACGGTATacctccgtacggagtacgggaACCTACGAGGGATTAAGCTCCAAATCTCTTAAATCTGCAATaagtaaaaattaattaGAATCTAGATCTGCAAATTGAGGAGAAACTAGAACCACTAAACTCAACAGTTCCAAGAAATGAGTTGTGTGATAGTcatgaagagaaagaaatctatctttTGCCGAAGGGATTCTGGGTAGAGAGTCAAAAACTTATGACGGATGGTATATTTGGCTACATCCCTAGTGTCAAATTCACTTTCTCACAACCCTTCCTTTGTTGTGAAGCTCAGAAATTACCTACATGCACTGCCCAAGGAAATAGACAACCTCTGGTCTGCATACCAGAAACAGCCAGACTAGAAGAAAGAAGCTGGTTCAACCCCTGAAACCCAGATCACTTTAAACAAGGCTAATTTGACGGACTGCAACTTCACATAATTGAACTTGGTCATTCAATGATGACAGCCTGGTAAACAAATGATCCTGTGAAGTTTAGCCCACCTAATATGGAATTAGATTGTACTGGAGGCTAAAGCGTCAAGGCTGCATTTCATAGTTTGCAGTTCCAACATAAATGAATTTTCAGTCTTTGAGTTACCAggcttcttcttcccccTTGTATTCGGGGAGATGCTGGTTAGAGGTTCTTTTATGGATGCTCGCCCAAAATCGACTATCATGGGATGACGGCATACATTGTTCCACAAGATGTTCCGCGGCTCAGCATCCCCGTGAAGAACTCCATGGCTATGAATCACCTGAAGTGAGTGCTGGATCATGCTAGAAATCGAGCTGTCGACCTTGAGATTCTTAGTCAAAGATCCACCCGCCCAGCTGAGAAGGAGCATGTGGGTATATCTTCCCCCATCGTAGTAGTACGGGTATTTTGGATGGAGTGCAATGGCACCCAGGCAGACCGGAACATGACGGCCCTGAATGGTTTGTAGCTTGTAGTACACTTGTTGTTCGTGCAGCAAGGCCGCATGATTCTCGTACCGTGCTCCCTTGGCCACTAAAGTGAACCCATGGGAAGAGAGCCGTACTTTGAATAGCGCACCATAGCTACCAGACTTGTAGAGTGGACAGCAGTCAGCATCATCACCGCGATCGATGGCAAGCTGCTTTTGAATGAGGCTTGAGAAATTGCGGGAGGGAATAGGCTTTCCACAATGGTCCTGAAAATTCGGGCATGACCGATCAAGACGACCTCCGTCCCTCAGCCCAAGAAGACATTTCTGGGAGCAGTATGGACGATCGCGTATGCCCATCACCGTGCCTGTCTTGGTTCTGGCGCCACCGCGCCCACCGCGCCCACTACGACCCCGATGCTGGTCCTGCCCGCGAATGCTGGTTTGAGTCGGTTGGTCCTGAGAGCCCCTTCCGCGAGCTCTCAATGCGGGTGAGGGGGAATCTGGGGGGGGAGGAGATGGTGATCTATCAGTTGGCTGATTCTCTGTTGGCCGGCATGACCGGAGTTTCATATGAAACGGAGGCAGCTTGCCCTTCCTACCGCGGTAAATGGGGGAGAGAACATTGCGCTTTTTTAGCCTTTTGGGGCTTGGAGTCTGCTCAAGGACCTCTGCATACTCAACTGGCCAGACACCAAGCTTCGTCACCGCATCATGCCACTCCTGAGATGGAGATGGAGCAGCCAACGCCAGTAGGGTAAATGCAATTACCCGTGCAACTGCAGTACACTCAAAATCCTCTTCATAACCCTCCCGAACATCCTGATTTGGCACACACAGGGCGTATTGAACAATGGAAGGGTCCTCAGGGATAtgaaggaaaataaacacCTCTCCAGTGCACACATAGCCATTTCGCACGCCCTTGCCAACCATGTACGAGAAAAGCTGGGTGATCACAACTGTGACAAGACGTCTTGAATAAAATTCGGTGGTGTTTTCTTCCTTATCAATCACATCTCGCGCTGGTTGAATCTCCCCAGACAGTCCAGTCATGATCTCATCACATGTGAGCTTGTGTGGTGCTTTGTATTCAATGGCAATTGCTGGAACATCTCCATCATCTCCGCGTCTATACACACAGAATCTGTCTGCCTGGCCAATCAGTGGTGTATTCTCTTCGTCTTGCCTGCAGGGCCTGCTTTTACCGGCGGATGGGTTGGGCTCGATGGACAGCTTCTCCATTTGATCCTCTAGCGATGGGCCCTGCTTAGAGACTCCGAGATTGATGTGGCTTTCAAATGTCACTGATCCCGCCAGCCGGAGCTCTCGTCTCAATGAATCATTCTTGTAAACCTCATCCACAACCAACTGCACGTGGTTTTCCACTGTATCACGCTCGTAATATCGAAGGTCCATCTCCGCAGTAATAGGTTTTGTTGTTTTGAGAACATAATCCAACTGATGAGAAGAAGGGAATTGTCTCATGGACATGAATGAAGGGTGCTGATGAAACACATTCCAAATGGAAGACTGCTGTTCCAGGAATCCCTCCCAAGGGATGATTCGCGAAGGATAATAGCGTCGCGTGGCTTTTGCTGTTCCCCCTTGTGTAGTTTCTGTGGGATCAGTTACAATGTTAATAGCCAGTGAGAGATCATGACAGTTCCAAATATATGCACGTAAATCTGTCAAGGTCAAGGACGCTTCGGCGGCTTCTCGTCGTCGTTGCTCTTCCTCTCGTCGTCGCTGCTCTTCCTCTCGTCGTCGCTGCTCTTCCTCTCGTCGTCGCTGCTCTTCCTCTCGTCGTcgctcctcttcctctcgtCGCCGTTGCTCCTCGGATGCTCGAGCTTCAGCTCGTTGTCGGCGctgtctttcttcttcaagctGTTTTCTCAGCTGCGCCAGATCAT
This window harbors:
- a CDS encoding uncharacterized protein (EggNog:ENOG410PGNF~COG:U~BUSCO:1666at33183), with product MKQRFSSLDVKVICRELSAAVVGLRVSNIYDLSSRTYLFKIAKPDVRKQFIVDSGFRCHITEYSRVTAPAPSHFVSRLRGFLKSRRITAVSQIGTDRIVHIEFSDGYYHLFLEFFASGNIILTDNEYKIVALLRIVPEGEDQDEVRLGLKYRLDNKQNYEGVPPPSVDRLKTALQKGKERDASISEPANKRAKKKQEEALRRALSLGFPEYPPVLLEHALHVTGFDSSLRPDQILETGDRVNDLMRVLREVESVSNELSTTEQTRGYIVARNENKPSENPSFSGEAKPDKSNYIDYHPFAPRQFADGNDISILTFDSFNKAVDEYYSSVETQKLESRLTEREETMKRKLEATKRDHEKRVGALQQVQEIHTRKAEAIATNLRKVEEVMNAVNGLIAQGMDWVEIARLIEMEQSRQNPVAKLIKLPLKLYENTVTVLLPEGQLDEEDDDSEESDEEDEENDGEAKTKPQRPEVLSVDIDLGLTPWANASQYYDQKKTAAVKEEKTIKASKQALKSAEKKLTTDLKRGLKQEKPVLRPARIPFWFEKFYFFISSDGYLVLGGSDDRQNEILYHRHLRKGDVYVHADMEGAIPLIVKNKPGASDAPIPPGTLAQAGTFTVATSRAWESKALMGAWWVNADQVSKTTPSGEYLATGGVVIRGGKNHLAPGQLILGFAVMFQISPESVRNHTRHRLEEPVSSEMTVKNDHRNGTHEPSEMEKLEESPNTAVDNCSIGKVGMEQKPRENTWDLPVEQSAQTGIAPQVKEPQGEAGLSREDKDTLSDPDLQQQLAAFGATTKHVSAQERRLMKRGAGLHASALPELGLDEEDEDEEENQSTPSTFKPSGTPTLSIQSTSTSKSQLPVRGKRGKAKKLASKYKDQDEEDRELALRLLGSTPKTTTPKKTKEDREAEIQAQKERRRAQHDKAAQAERRRQESFQKRPEGQNQALDMADAEQVVEDLSSLPALVGTPALGDEIISAIPVCAPWSALGQYKYRAKLQPGPTGKGKIVKEILGKWIVDASAVVKAKRLPTSTSGGSNSGDQEKESPDEPKPKENDQPNLTTVELELLKGWREAEIINSLPIGKVRIVSVAGAGGSVSNIDDGKGKGKKAGGGSGKGGKGGGKGGKKR
- a CDS encoding uncharacterized protein (EggNog:ENOG410PUZI) — encoded protein: MPSTIQRLKIFRYAKFDIDALCCLASRLRGGISCFCDTSQAPFNGSLNWAVSVFFVDGVEWLLRSPLNENGAILCPQTNSMLLESEAVTIKYIRAHSSIPVPEIFAYSCSKENEIGIPYILMSKAPGYPLRLHWTHMSPEGKAKILRQLGSITWQLCQLKFDQIGSLFEGAHDPVIKTCLTRGLLVHERHTLDLPRGPFASATDFYKALISAFQEHASILPLSPRCFFAPLPLPEEYEDNSQFQRSRDRWHDFVALGSKIDGSDNRADYTIVGDLLAEMRLKWVKDTYFEEDSCRYSLHHPDISVNNIFIDEEYNITCLIDWAFCSSLPLSVAVTEPGLPQSRHELSEQLREEFRQGFQETAYVMSQQVDLKERALLCRILQQSRSMWLLSRVLNFDATVDYPLLNDLWAIVNPNRGHLLMEFKTRQSWDKYMELHALLKEDDHPFEVAERNHFDQRSQFDLTVAKKLTLISQWSSRYSKPSFSGLRAASAAFIADKTLWKWVDRCITDLQEKV
- a CDS encoding uncharacterized protein (BUSCO:209619at4751~EggNog:ENOG410PG3Z~COG:J~BUSCO:6610at33183) yields the protein MATQATIQRQAVKGACAKDTRILPVRSLNVPGQSMGDIERRWEAEKDQGSPEAQALLEAAEALRTSDTPVAFPTETVYGLGADATRSAAVQGIYRAKQRPSDNPLIVHVSSREQLERLLRPPGCPTSNQNSLQTSSLIPPIYEPLIERFWPGPLTILIPNPKHSPLAPEVTSNLSTFGVRMPSSSLARLLIKLADRPLAAPSANASTKPSPTTAQHVYADLHGRIDIILDGGSCGVGVESTVVDGLNHPPAILRPGGVGIEEIRACRGWEDVRVGYKDGALPGKMTPRAPGMKYRHYSPRAKVVLFETGQEMPSVVRRILNEQSPSSPLKIGVIRTKTWQKGLTMRIQQDLTAPVNGHCDAASSSDLHDDIPSPSVFPLHRLSVVPSSPDSGSPPCTIDMLDVFLGHDLHCIARGLFSALRSLDENDVSTIYVEGIADTDGDLAAAIMNRLRKAAEEEIKS